The genomic stretch CTAACTCAAGAAGTAAAAGCTAGCTCAATATCTGTTTTTGAATAGCACTATACCCTCGTGCATATGATCCAATACTCTCCATGTTTTCCTGAATTTATTAATAAGACTCTACTAAGTAATCCGGCATCTATGGTTCATCTAAATTCAATTTACAGAAAATCAATTTTAGTCCGATggcaaagaaaattttatgtgaTGAATTTCCTTTGATACCGAAAAAGCAAGAAgaacataacaaaaaaaaaaagagagaaaaattgttttgtttaCCTTGAATATTGAAGTAGCCAATCTGATTATTGTTCGGAAATTCCTGTGGTTGTTGATGGCTGAAGCCGTCAATGTTTACGCAATTATTCCAACAATTAGGGGAGACAAAATTTTGGCCAAATCTTTGTAATGAATCAACATATGTTGGTGCAATTTGACCTATTCCTCTTTGTACTGTTTGTTGTTCTGGCCAAAAACTACCACTGTTGTAATCACTTTGATCTCTTCCATGGTGATTTGTCGTCCTTAAATAATCAGGAGTACTTAGGTTACGTGAACTTCTTGTTTCTTGTTCAACTGATCCAATAGAAGCAAAATTGGAAGAAATTGTACATAGAGGAGTTACTACATTAGTCGTTCCTTGGCCTCTACACTCTTCTTTCTGCAGATCAATTGCATTGCTGTTTTGAAGATTGGATGAAATAACATCAAGGTTAGTTATATTACAGATGGGTTGTCTTCCCTCACTAGTAACATAGTCTCGAGCCCCTATGGGCAATGAGAGCTGCTGTTGAATTTGCTGTATGAGTAATCTGTTTATATGCTTCTCATGCTGCAGTTCTCTGTTTAGACTATTATAATGTCCCAGTGGTCCATTAACTGGGTCTTCCATCCATAGCTTTGCTTCCCACACGTAGGACTCAACCGCCGCCCGACGGTCTCTTTCGTCAAGACAACTTAACATGTTCGCCAAATGCTTTACACCAAACACCTTGAGAATTGCTTGGAACTCTTCGGGCTTGTTCGCCGGAAAGAACGGCGCCAGCACACACTCTCCCGGCTTGCACTTTTTTCTTTGATGCTTGCATGCAGCACATGCATGGCGATTATAAATATTGCTATTGCTAGACTGTCCCGTGCTGCCAGAAAGCATGTTTAGCGGAATCAAACGTAAGCGACTTGTGAAGCAGGAATATTTATGCCtctaaaatttagggttttgatgagCTCTGAATAAATATGGAATTCTAACTGCATTAAAAGACTCATGAGAGTAAAAGTCAATTATATATGTCCTTCTAACGCTATGTTCATCTAGTTTGATTCTAGATAGACTCGGAAGACATACAGCAAATCGCAGCCGTTGGATTGGTTTCAGTATtttaaataagattatttaaaattgtcAACGCAATttgataaacttaaatttattggAATTATTTTCGTTTGATACAAATTACTTCTGAAAAAGCCACtagattaaaataaatacataaaaaatacaaCAGGTTGAGCTTTATACCCACAATAACAGCCACGAgacttatattttcttaaaataatcgAGGCATTCTAGAGGACAGAAAGTCTTGGGCTAGTTTAATTGGGTTGGCCCTCGTTCTTCTCTCACTATGAGCCCAACACTTGTGGGAGATAAAGGTTGTCAATTCTGAGTGGGCACATTCGCCCACTTGCATTGCATTGGGTTATGTAGATGAAATTGTTACTTCAATGACCTTAAGTGAAGGAAGATATCCATTAATGAGGGAGACCATAGCAAGATTATTTTAGAGGAGACCATACAAACATAAAGCCAACCAATAATAATGGTAAAATTGaatcacattttcccacttATAATTTTGGCTGAAAACACTTTCCATCCCTTGATAAGATGATATACACTTTTCCTTCCAAAATTTAATCACAAACAACATTGTGACACCATCGACATTGCCACCTCTAGCATCACTACTACTAACGAggataacaataaaatataaaaaagaattttttaactttgatatcGAGCTTCAACAGTCTTTCATTTGTAATTGATATTTTAGTGTTCATTGATGATTAAATTGTTCAATATAATTCGATTTACAGTGACATTGCAAATGAAATTCTTCGAACAATGGAGAAACTATTTCTCTAAAAATATTTCTCAATTTTAAGAACTCATCCAGCTCATCTTCCCATTACCGACTACGAACTCAAGCGCTCCAAACTCCTTAGGTCTATTTTTTTTAGCTTGAAATAATTGACAAATAGTGAGTATGAGATGACTTGCTATTAAGCTTCTTCTGTTCCATCATTCTTTATAGTGCGTCCGTGTGGAGATAGATCTTTTAAAATCTAGGCCAAATCAAATCTAGTGAGGAATGGGTGTGGGATGAAAATGACAGAAAATCTTCTACAAGACAATTCCCAAGGTTTGTTCCCATTGCATGCTTTGAGGCAAAGTCATTGAAAGTTCCAAACATCTTCTTCAACTtacaagaaaaaagagaaaaaattttaaaatggttcAGAAAGCCTAATTCCCATAAAAAATTTGCAAACTTCTATTTTTCATTAGTTATGAGAAATGGAGATGAATTTCTTTCACTACAGGAAACACCTCGATAGGTTTGTTGGATCTTGTCAGATCTAGCATCCACCTACGCTGAGATTTAATATAAATCTTTCATGGAAATTTTGTCAATTCTATCTTTATTGGTGGAATTGAAACCATTGGAATTTAAAGCGCTATCATTTAGTAGAGGTTGGGGTGGGTCAAGGACGTTTTTGGGTGGTGATGTAAATTTGGTGAGAGAGGGAGAAAAATGTTTAATACatatgtaatataataatttaaattttgtattatgtcaaatcatatttctttaattgtattagattttgggtggaaaagtgatatttttttgGGCCAAATCTTGGGTGGGGAAATGTTATTTCACTCTAAAAATAATGGTGacacttatttttataatcacTATGTGTAGGTTTAGGTTACAATTTGTGTTAATTCTTAATTCCATCATAGTGTCCTGGTTAGTGAAGCAATCCAGTCCtccatttaaaatttcatcattccCTTCCCCCACGCAAACCAACCAACACCACCACCAAACCTACTTTGTtttccaatttctttctttGGCCTTGCAcctaaagaaaagaaaacacataGCTCAATCATTCTAATTTTGATAGGGGGAGCTATAGCTCAAGTGGCAGTGGTTGATACCTATAGCTGCTATCTTTGTTAAAAAACTACCTtgtcatttcatttctttcatgcTCTTCTTCCTTAATTATCATCTTcttttgttgaagaagaagaaagaactAATATGAGTACAGCAAGATTTATCAAGTGTGTGACTGTAGGGGATGGGGCTGTAGGGAAGACATGTATGCTTATTTCCTACACTAGCAACACCTTTCCCACGGTATGACTTTCCTTTTATTGTATATATGATGATCATGATTATATCAAGTGATCAATCATGATAATCGAAAGAATTGTCTTTTGCTTTTCACTTTTATTTCTGGTTAATTTACAGGATTATGTTCCAACCGTGTTCGATAATTTCAGTGCCAACGTTGTGGTGGATGGTAGTACCGCCAATCTTGGCCTATGGGACACTGCAGGTAAGTAATTAACCTTAAAACTATTTGTTAATTGCTGCCACATGTTAAAATggatgtttaatttaattacaggACAAGAAGATTACAACAGGCTGAGGCCTCTTAGTTATAGAGGAGCTGATGTTTTCTTGTTGGCCTTCTCTCTCGTCAGCAAGGCCAGTTATGAAAACATCCACAAGAAGGTacttatttctcttctcttcccATGCCTTACCTGTTTCTTTTCTTCGATCAATATATTCATTTTCTAACTATTGATGG from Mangifera indica cultivar Alphonso chromosome 6, CATAS_Mindica_2.1, whole genome shotgun sequence encodes the following:
- the LOC123218203 gene encoding rac-like GTP-binding protein RAC13 produces the protein MSTARFIKCVTVGDGAVGKTCMLISYTSNTFPTDYVPTVFDNFSANVVVDGSTANLGLWDTAGQEDYNRLRPLSYRGADVFLLAFSLVSKASYENIHKKWIPELRHYTPNVPIVLVGTKLDLREDKQYLSDHPGSAPITTAQGDELKKMIGAVSYVECSSKTQQNVKAVFDAAIKIALRPPKPKKKPRKQLTCSFL